A region from the Brassica napus cultivar Da-Ae chromosome C8, Da-Ae, whole genome shotgun sequence genome encodes:
- the LOC106401227 gene encoding RGG repeats nuclear RNA binding protein B-like, translated as MATLNPFDLLDDDAEDPSQLAAAKPLKVEKAAPAQPAKLPSKPLPPSQAVREGKNGPGGGSGGRARSGGFNRNNDAPANENGYGGGYRRSEEGDGGRRGGSVGGYRGRSGRRGGYNNGESGDFERPRRNYDRQSGAAHGNEFKRDGAGRGNWGTTEDEIPPVTEESATVVEKDLAVEKEGEATDANKETPVEAQAEKEPEDTEMTLEEYEKVLEEKRKALQATKVEERKVDTKVFEAMQQLSSKKSNNDEVFIKLGTEKDKRPVEREEKTKKSLSINEFLKPANGESYRGGYRGGRASRGPREGADRGGRGPREGADRGGRGPRGDDRGGRGPRRDNGGGEQKAAAPKFVAPAPKIEDAAQFPTLGK; from the exons ATGGCGACTTTGAACCCTTTCGATCTGTTGGACGATGACGCAGAGGATCCTAGCCAGCTCGCTGCGGCTAAGCCATTGAAGGTAGAGAAAGCGGCTCCAGCTCAGCCTGCTAAGTTGCCTTCTAAGCCGCTTCCTCCTTCTCAAGCCG TGAGGGAGGGAAAGAACGGTCCTGGTGGAGGTAGCGGTGGCCGTGCTAGGAGTGGTGGATTCAACAGGAACAATGATGCTCCTGCTAATGAGAACGGATATGGTGGAGGCTACAGACGCtctgaagaaggagatggaggtAGACGCGGTGGGTCTGTTGGTGGATACCGTGGTCGTAGTGGTCGCCGTGGAGGATACAACAATGGAGAGTCTGGCGACTTTGAACGCCCACGTAGGAACTATGACCGCCAGAGTGGAGCAGCTCACGG GAATGAGTTTAAACGTGATGGAGCTGGCCGTGGCAACTGGGGAACCACTGAGGATGAGATTCCTCC GGTGACTGAAGAATCCGCAACAGTGGTGGAGAAGGATTTGGCTGTTGAGAAGGAAGGTGAAGCAACTGATGCTAACAAAGAGACACCTGTTGAAGCTCAAGCAGAGAAAGAGCCAGAGGACACG GAGATGACTCTGGAGGAGTATGAGAAAGTCTTGGAGGAAAAGAGGAAAGCTCTGCAGGCCACCAAGGTTGAAGAGAGGAAGGTTGACACCAAAGTGTTTGAGGCCATGCAACAGCTCTCAAGCAAAAAGAGCAACAACGATGAGGTTTTCATCAAACTG GGAACAGAGAAGGACAAGCGCCCagttgagagagaagagaagaccAAGAAG tcgTTGAGCATCAATGAGTTTTTGAAACCTGCCAATGGCGAGAGTTACAGAGGTGGTTACCGTGGCGGAAGAGCAAGCCGTGGACCAAGAGAGGGAGCTGACAGAGGAGGTCGTGGACCGAGAGAGGGAGCCGACAGAGGAGGTCGTGGACCAAGAGGAGACGACAGAGGTGGTCGGGGACCAAGAAGAGACAACGGAGGAGGAGAGCAGAAGGCTGCTGCACCAAAATTTGTGGCTCCTGCACCAAAGATTGAAGACGCAGCACAGTTCCCTACTCTGGGCAAGTAA
- the LOC106441090 gene encoding ras-related protein RABD2c, producing MNPEYDYLFKLLLIGDSGVGKSCLLLRFADDSYLDSYISTIGVDFKIRTVEQDGKTIKLQIWDTAGQERFRTITSSYYRGAHGIIVTYDVTDQESFNNVKQWLNEIDRYASENVNKLLVGNKCDLTSQKVVSTETAKAFADELGIPFLETSAKNATNVEEAFMAMTAAIKTRMASQPAGGSKPSTVQIRGQPVNQQSGCCSS from the exons ATGAATCCTGAATA TGACTATCTGTTCAAGCTTCTGCTCATTGGTGATTCTGGTGTTGGCAAATCATGCTTGCTTCTTAGGTTTGCT GATGATTCCTACCTGGATAGCTACATCAGCACCATTGGTGTTGACTTT AAAATCCGCACTGTTGAACAAGATGGAAAGACCATCAAACTCCAGATT TGGGATACGGCAGGTCAAGAGCGTTTCCGAACCATCACTAGCAGTTACTACAGAGGAGCTCATGGCATCATT gtGACTTATGATGTAACAGACCAAGAAAGCTTCAACAATGTCAAGCAATGGCTAAATGAAATCGACCGCTACGCTAGTGAGAATGTGAACAAGCTACTGGTTGGGAACAAGTGTGATCTCACTTCACAGAAAGTTGTCTCCACCGAAACTGCCAAG GCTTTCGCAGATGAACTTGGGATCCCATTCCTGGAAACGAGTGCCAAGAATGCTACCAATGTCGAAGAAGCTTTCATGGCCATGACTGCCGCAATCAAGACAAG AATGGCGAGTCAACCTGCAGGAGGATCCAAGCCATCAACGGTCCAGATCCGAGGACAACCAGTAAACCAACAGTCAGGCTGCTGCTCTTCTTAA